The region GTCGCCATGCGCAGGATCGCGCGGTGATTCCACGGTGACGCGAGAAAGGTCAGGCGATGCGCCCTCAGGTCCTTTCAGGGCGAGAGTGGAAACCACGGCTTTAACGCGCTCGGAGAATTCGGCGAAAATATTCATAACCATCCAACCGGCTGGAACAAGAAACACAACGGCCCCGCGCGCTGCGGGCTTTGACGCCCGGCGCTGCGAGGGCCGATCCGACGTGCGAACTAACCCAAATCGGGTGTATCGTCAAACAATCTGCGGTGTTCGTCTATGGCGAAGCGGTCGGTCATACCGGCAATATAGTCACATACCCTGCGTGCCACCTGCTCTTCCTTCAGCCCGTCAAGACCCTCACACCAGGGCGTAGGCATCGCCTGTGGCTCGGCCATAAACCGGCTGAAGAGATCGCGAACGACCCGAGAAACCTGCCTGCGCACCGCCAGGACATCCTCGTGACGATAGACCCGGGCAAAGAGGAACTTCTTCACCTCTTTCTCCGCGGCGGCCATATCTGGTGAGAAATCAACAATGCAATGGCCGGCATTGCGGACGTCGTTCGTCGACTTTGGATCGAGTTCCTTGAGCCGTCTCAAAGCTTCGGCGATCACATCTTCGACCATGCGGGTGATCGACCGGCGCACGATCTCATGAATCCGCCTGCTTTCTTCAAGGCCAGGATATTTGTTGTCGACCTCATCCAGTATCGAGGCCAGATACGGCACGTCCCTCATTTCCTCGACGGCGAAGAGTCCTGCCCGCAAGCCATCGTCCAGATCGTGGGCATCATAAGCGATGTCGTCTGCGATAGCTGCGGCCTGCGCCTCGGCCGAAGGCCACGTGTCCAGCAGAAGGTCCTGCTTTTCGGCGTAGGCGCGAATGGCGAATGGCAACACGCTGTCCTTGAACTTGCCTAGAGGCGCGCCCTTTTCTGACAGAAGTGGACCATTGTGCTTGACCAAGCCTTCCAAAGTTTCCCAGGCAAGGTTCAACCCATCAAACTCTGCGTAGCGCTGTTCCAGCGATGTCACGACCCGCAGGGACTGGGCGTTATGGTCGAAACCGCCATAGGGCGCCATGCATTCATGCATCACGTCTTCGCCCTCATGACCGAAGGGCGTGTGGCCAAGGTCATGGGCCAACGCCAGGCACTCGGCCAAATCCTCATCCAGGCGCAAGGCGCGCGCCAGAGAACGGGCGATCTGCGAGACCTCGATCGTGTGGGTCAGCCGGGTTCGGAAGTGATCGCCTTCATGATAGACAAACACCTGTGTCTTATGCTTCAGGCGGCGAAATGCGGAGGAATGGATGATCCTGTCCCTGTCGCGCTGAAAGGGCGTACGGGTTGGACTTTCCGGCTCGGGACAAAGGCGTCCACGGCTCTCGAAGGGCGCCTGTGCAAAAATCGCGCGCGACTGAGCGCCAAACCCGAGATCGGCTTCCATTTCTTCTCCTGAACAAGTCACTTTTTCGCCCGCAACGCTGCTTCCCGTTTGCCGGTCATTGACGCAAGCCCTTCCAAACCATACCTATCGGTAGGAGACGATATGTTTTCGGCAGGCTCAGATATTCCATTTGGCTTCGGCAGAGGAAGACTGCAGTTTGCAATGAGGCCCTTACTCGCACCATGGCTGCAAGATGACCGAAACACTTGAACATCCCGTAACAGTCAGCGACCGCGCTGCCAAGCGGATCGCCAAGATTATCGAAAGTGAACCTGAGGGCACCGCTCTGCGCGTCAGCGTCGAGGGTGGTGGCTGTTCTGGTCTGCAGTACAAGTACGATCTTGTCACGGACCGGGAGGACGACGACCTTGTCCTTCAGAAGAACGGCATCGAGGTGCTGATCGATTCGGTCTCCCTGCAATATATGTCCGGGTCGCAGATCGATTTCGTGGATGACATCATCGGTCAGGCGTTCCAGATCAACAACCCCAACGCAGTCGCTGGCTGCGGATGTGGTACAAGCTTTACCATCTGACCCGACAGATGGTGCCACTGGTTGTGGATTCGCTGCCGGAAAGCCGGTTGGGCGCGACAACCACCTTTGTCAGATGCTAGACAAGACCATTCACAAACAAGCTGGATGGGCTTCCGATGAAAATTGCCACCTGGAACATCAATGGCGTGAAAGCGCGCATAGACGTGGTGTTGGAATGGCTGAAGGAAGCTCAGCCAGACGTTGCGTGTTTTCAGGAAATAAAGTCGATCGACGAGAACTTTCCGCGTCAGGCCATTGAGGACCTTGGCTACAACGTCGAGACACATGGCCAGAAGAGCTTCAACGGCGTCGCTCTCCTCTCTAAACTGCCACTTGAGGACGTACAGCGCGGGTTGCCCGGCGACGACAGCGACGAACAGGCGCGGTACATTGAGGCCAGCGTCTCAAGCGAGAACGGCGCGATCCGTTTTGGCTGCCTTTACCTCCCCAATGGTAATCCGCTGGGCACCGAGAAATTTCCTTACAAGCTCGGCTGGATGGACCGTCTGATTGAACATGCCAAGCTTCGACTTGCCGAAGAAACACCCTTTCTTCTGCTCGGTGACTACAACGTCATCCCTGATCCCGTCGACGCCGCGCGGCCGGAAGTCTGGGTGGACGACGCCCTGTTTCAGCCTGAAAGCCGACAGAAGTTTCGCACGTTGCTGAACCTTGGCATGACGGAGACCGTCCGTGCCTGCTCGGAGGCCCCACAAACTTACACCTTCTGGGACTATCAGGCTGGCGCCTGGCAGAAGAACAACGGCATCCGCATTGATCATATCCTGCTGTCGCCAGAAGCCACCGACCGGCTGAACGGCTGCGGAATAGACAAACATGTCCGCGGATGGGAAAAACCGTCTGATCATGTTCCGGTCTGGGTTGATCTGGCCGCCTGAGGAAACTTAGCCTCCCGGGCAGCAAAAAACCGACTGCCCCGCACCGCTTTCGGAGATATTCGTATGGATCTCGCCTCCCTGGCGCTCTTCGCCACCGCGCTCTTCCTCGCAGCCGGCTCTCCTGGCCCTAGCATCGCTGCGCTCGTTTCCCGCGTCATCACCCGCGGGCATAGCGATGTCATGCCTTTTCTCGCAGCCATGTGGATTGGTGAAGCAATCTGGCTCTCCTGCGCCGTCTGGGGCATGTCGGCCCTGATCGAGACCTTTCAACCTGCGTTCGTCGTGATCAAATGGCTTGGCGTCGCCTACCTTCTGTTTCTTGCCTGGAAGATGTGGACCTCTCCTGACCATGTCGAATCTGGGGTCGAATTGCCGAAGACACCTCCACTTCAGATGTTCCTTAGCGGGCTTGCCGTCACTCTCGGCAATCCAAAGATCATGTTGTTTTACGTGGCACTTTTGCCCACCATCATCAGCCTGAAGGGAATGACCCTTGGAAGCTGGGGGAGCCTGGTGGCGGTCATGATTGCGGTCCTGCTTACGATCGACCTGATTTGGGTTGTCGCTGCTTCTCAGGCTCGACGCCTTTTACGCGACGCAAAGGCAGTGCGACTGGCCCACAGGATCGGCGCAGGTATGATGACCGGAACAGCCGCTGCAATCGCGACGCGTTGAAGAAAAGCAGCGGGCCTTCTCTGCCAATGCACTGCGTGCTATGATTTTGAGGTGATGGGATAGTCAAGCGGCGCCTACGGCCCTCATTGGCGCAAATCGGGCACATTTCCAGCTCTAAGGTCCTGCTGGTAGCGACCTTTGGCAGCCTCACGTTTTTGTCTGGCGCCGGGGTATATGCGGCAGATTGTACCTGCCGCTATCTTGGACAGGACTATCAGGTGGGCGAACTGATCTGCCTGAAAAGCTCGTCAGGGAAACGAGTTGCTATCTGCGGGATGATGTTGAACAACACGTCCTGGAAAATAACGGACACGCCCTGCCCCACTGCGCAATTCACCCCGAGACCAAAGACGACGGAAAAGAAGTCGAGCTAGTTGTCGCGAAATAAAGGCACTTGGCCAAGACCTCCCAGCCTGAGTTCGCTGGACAGGTCTACTGCGTGGTTTGTTGAGCCGCAGTTGTTGCCTGCATCAAATCAGGACGATTGGCGGAGACCCACGTGTCGGTCATTGAACTTGCCAGACGGCGGACGGTCTCACTTGCATGGGCGAAATACTGCTCGTGGAGATCGCCAATCCAGGCGACCGCCGGTTCGCCATCGGCCTGCATGCGTGCAACGCTCATCCACATCAGGCCACGGGCCTTGCGACTGTCTGACTGCGCCATAGTATAGAGCGTCTCTCCAAGGCGAGCCTGCGCTCCGATATGACCTTTGATCGCCGCTAGATTATACCAGCGTACTGCCAGCCGGTTGCTACTAGACTGGTAGATGCGGCCCAACTCGTACTGGGCGTCCGGATCGCCAAAATAGGAGGCCGCGTGGGTAAAAATCTGTTTGGCGCGCGACACATTGCGTGGAACGCCCTCTGTAATGCCATTCAGATAGTAGCTTCCCAGCGCAACGAAAGCACTCGCCACAAAAGGCGCGTCGGGCGCATCCGGGCGATCGTCACCATGCTCCCGCACAACCTGGGTGTAGTACTGGAAGGCCTTCATGTCGTCTTCTTGCACACCGTCGCCGGTCGCATACATCTTGCCGAGCTTCCAGGCTGCCATCGGCTGGCCGTTTTCGGCCGCGTATTGCAGGGAGCTCAAGGCACCAGTCTTGTCGCCTGAATAATACTGCCTCGCACCGGTGCGCAGGGCCTCGGTTGGGCTAATGTCACTTGGACCAATCGACTTGTTCGGCGTCGGCGTCCCGTCGAAGGCATAGGCCCCGGGAACAATTCCGACGGCCAATGCCGTCACCAAGATAAGATTCCGCAATGCGGACATGATCAAAAACTCTTTCAGCCTGTTTGTTTCCCTCGCCAACCAAGAGAAACAGTAAGAGCTCTTTTCGGCCAGAGTGCGGCCCTTCCGGTCAAGATTGTGGCAAGAGCTTGGATTCATCCTGTCCATGCGGCTTGTCGAAAGCCCTGACTGAATGGTTCCGAAACGCAATTCCTGCTCCTGACGCTTCATTCTATCGATCATGCTGCCCATTTTGACCGCTGAACCTGACACGAAGTTCCTGCCTTGACCGACGTTGATCGAGATGAAGGTGAAACATGGCCGAACCACGGCAGCAATCCCAAGAAGCCGCAACAGGTGCGAGTCTGGTTTCAACTGTTGCCAGAAGGACACAAATCAGCCGAACAAGGCGATCAATGCGGCGCATGACATCAAAGCCAGCGCACAAAATAAATCTAACTGAGACCGAATTTGTGATTGCCTGAACCGTAACATTTGAATTTCCCCCAACCGCCGTCGCCGACCTTAGGCCAGCGTCTTTTCCCTGATTTCGATCCAATCACAAACCGGTTGACATTCCCTTGCCACAATCGATGCAGCTTTAGCGAAGCTGTTAAAAACGGGGGCTTTTGGGGGGAACGCTTTGCTGTTCCGGCTTTGTCCTGAGACAATCAGCTTTGATTCGGCTATAGAGCCCGTCGAACCAATGAGATCAGCCCTCACCCTCAGGCTTTTCGGCAACACTAAGTGGACCAGTCAGCATGAGCGCAAAAAACGATCTGTTTGCAGGCAACGCAGCCGCGAAGTCCGTAGAAGATGCGCCTGACGCCATACCCGCTGCAGCGCCAAGCAAACAACCACCTCGCCCCACTCCGGTTCCGGCCGCGCCGGTGAGCCAGGAAGATGGTGCATATTCTGCCGCCGACATTGAAGTTCTTGAGGGACTCGAGCCAGTACGCCGTCGCCCCGGCATGTATATCGGTGGCACCGACGAAAAGGCCCTGCACCACCTCTTTGCTGAAGTCATCGACAACTCGATGGATGAGGCTGTGGCTGGGCACGCGACCTGGATTGACGTCTCGCTTGGTGCCGACGGCTACCTGACGGTGACCGACAACGGGCGCGGAATTCCTGTCGATCCACATCCGAAGTTCAAGGATAAATCTGCGCTTGAAGTCATCATGACGACGCTTCACGCTGGCGGAAAGTTCGACAGCAAGGTCTATGAGACCTCCGGCGGATTGCACGGCGTCGGCGTTTCCGTGGTCAATGCACTCTCAGAAGATCTGGTTGTCGAAGTTGCGCGTTCGCGCAAACTCTATCGTCAGACCTTCCAGCGCGGCCATCCGCAAGGAGGGCTTGAGCTGGTCGGAGACACACAGAACCGACGCGGAACACAGGTTCGTTTCAAGCCGGATCACCAGATTTTCGGCAAAGGCGCGAAATTCAAACCCGGACGCCTACTGACCATGGCGCGCTCCAAGGCCTACCTCTTCGGCGGCGTCGAGATCCGCTGGCATTGCGACCCGGAACTCATCGGTGAAAAGGACACGACGCCGGCGGAAGCGGTCTTTCATTTCCCGGGAGGTCTGCGTGACTTTTTGGCCGAGCGGCTTGAAAAAGAGCGTCGAGTGGTTGACGACATCTTCGCTGGACGAACGGCCAAGACAGGCAGCCACGGTGCTGTTGAATGGGCCGTCACATGGTTCGCCGGAGACGGCTTCATCAATTCCTATTGTAATACGGTCCCTACGCCGGAAGGTGGCACTCACGAAGCGGGTCTGCGCTACGCATTGCTGCGCGGTCTGAAAGCCTATGGCGAGCTGACCAACAACAAGAAGGCGTCCCTGATCACCGGTGACGACGTGCTGACGTCGGCCGGCGGCATGCTTTCTGTGTTCATTCGCGAACCCGAGTTCGTCGGCCAGACCAAGGACAAGCTTGCAACCAATGAAGCGACCCGGATTGCAGAAACTGCGGTCCGCGATGCCTTCGATCATTGGCTGACCGCTTCGCCCAATCAGGCCAACAAGCTTCTTGAATGGGTCATCGACCGCGCGGAAGAGCGGCTACGGCGTCGGCAGGAGAAGGATGTTGCCCGTAAAACAGCGGTCCGCAAGCTTCGCCTTCCCGGAAAGCTGGCCGATTGCTCCGCCAATCAGTCAGACGGGACAGAGCTGTTCATTGTCGAGGGTGACTCCGCTGGCGGCTCGGCCAAACAGGCAAGAAACCGTAAGAACCAAGCTGTTTTGCCTTTGCGCGGCAAGATCCTCAACGTAGCCAATGCGGGCCGTGACAAACTTGTCGCCAACCAGCAGCTGGCAGACCTCTCACAAGCGCTCGGTTGCGGATCGGGGTCGCAGTACAGGGATGCGGATCTGCGCTACGAAAAGGTTGTGATCATGACCGATGCGGATGTCGACGGCGCCCATATCGCATCCCTGCTGATTACATTCTTCTATCGTGAAATGCCCAGTCTCATTCACAATGGGCATCTCTTCCTTGCTGTTCCGCCGCTTTACCGCCTCAGCCAAGGCGGCAAGACGCTCTACGCCAGAGATGACGCCCATAAAGATGAACTGTTGAGCACTGTCTTCAAGGGCAAATCGAAAGTGGAAATCGGGCGTTTCAAAGGTCTTGGCGAGATGCTTCCAGCCCAGCTAAAAGAGACCACCATGGACCCCGCGAAGAGAACCATGCTCAAAGTGGCGGTCACGGGCGACACCGAAACCTTGACGAATGATACGGTTGAACAGCTGATGGGCAACAAGCCCGAGGCACGTTTCCGCTTCATTCAGGAAAATGCAGAGTTCGCACAAGATCTCGACATCTAAGCCGTGTGAGGCGCGATTTTCCTGGGCTGAGAACATGCTGAAACAATGTGTGAGCCGGTCCGAAGGTGACGTGGGTGTCGTGACGTTGTAAGGTCTGCAGGTTGCTCACTTCCGAATTGTCGTTTAGGTCGTTCAAATGTTGAACACTTTGTATTCCGTATATGATCGGCAACGGCGTCCGCTTCGCGATCATCATTTCATGGTTTTTCCAGACGTAGGTCTTGCCTATGCACGGATCCCTGGTGACCCATATCGTGCTGTGACCGGGATCCTCGACCGCCTGGTCGTCGGCTCAGGGTCTAGCGGAACGGCTGCAGATGATGCGCAGGGCATTGATAGCTGGGTGGGCGACATCGAAATCCTGACCGCGCGGCAACTGAAGCGACGCTTTCCGAATTTATGCACGTTTGCAGTAGTTCAATCGCCGGCGGAGCGGATACTCTCTGCCTATCAGTCCCTCATCGAAGGTGACACGAGCCTTCCGACTTATTTCGACCTGAACCGTTTCGACAAGTCCATGAGCCTTGTGGATTTTGTCTCACATGTTGCCGCTATAGGCGATATGGGCACCGACAATTTGCTGCGTAGTCAGGCTGCAATCCTCAGCCACCGGTCCCGGCTTGTACCCGATATTGTGGTTGACCTTGCCTCGCTCGCACATACGCCCGCTACGTTGCTCGATCAACTATCAGACCGAGCAACATCCCCGATCGATCTGACCAATATAGAATTTGATGTGCCAGGTCGTGATCCCGAACACTGGGAAATCATGCAAGGCCTGGCCGTTCGCGCGGCGCTGAAGCAGCGGTACAAAAAAGACTACCGCATGTTCTTTGAAGAGCAGACTGCAATTTCCAGTCCCCTTGCATCCAAAACGCGCGGCGCTGGTCTGGCCTTTCAATAGCAGTCGAGCTTGTACGCCTCTCACAGCTGAAGGGCTGCCTGAAGCCTTTTGCGTTGAACGACGGTTCTATTGTTCTGCTTAAGTCGAAATATGAGAGCCTACGGCATTTTTAAAATGACAAGAGCGCGAATATTTCACCTTGTTACAGGCACGTTCGGTGTTTTTTTGGACCGCTGTTAACTGAAATCCTTCTCTTACATGAGCCAAGCGTTTATTTATCTGCTTTTCGGCGGACAGAACGTTGACACTCGGCCCAACAAATGTAGGGTGTGCCTCGAAACGCGCCGGAATTCCGCGCAAACCGTCATCCGTGCAATAACTTACGTGGGCTCTATCGCTCTATGTCATTTAATACTCTCGGCCTTAGCGAGAAGGTTCTCGCTGCAGTTGAAGCAGCTGGTTATTCTGAACCTACCGCAATCCAAGCTGGCGCCATTCCTCAAGTCCTGGAACGCCGGGACGTATTGGGCATCGCCCAAACCGGAACGGGCAAGACGGCGAGCTTCACACTGCCGATGCTCACGCTTCTGGAAAAGGGCCGCGCTCGTGCCCGCATGCCGAGGACGCTGATCCTTGAGCCGACCCGCGAACTGGCGGCGCAGGTTGAAGAGAACTTCGAGAAATACGGTAAAAATCATCGACTTAACGTTGCCCTGCTGATCGGTGGTGTCTCCTTCGGCGAGCAAGACAAGAAGATCGACCGTGGCGCGGACGTACTCATCGCGACACCGGGCCGTCTTCTTGATCATGTGGAGCGCGGCAAGCTGATGCTTCAGGGCGTTGAAATCCTCGTCATCGACGAAGCCGATCGCATGCTGGACATGGGCTTCATCCCGGACATCGAGCGCATCTGCAAGCTGATCCCATTCACTCGTCAGACCCTTTTCTTCTCGGCCACGATGCCCCCGGAAATCCAGCGTCTGACGGAGACGTTCCTTCAGAACCCGGCAAAGGTTGAAGTGGCACGGACCTCGTCCACATCGGACAATGTTACACAGCGACTGAAGGCTGCCGAAAACAAGGATTTCGAGAAGCGCGCTGCGCTTCGCGAGTTGCTGGAGCAGGCTGAAGATCTCAAAAACGCGATTGTCTTCTGTAACCGCAAGCGCGACATCACGACCCTGTTCCGGTCGCTGGAGCGTCACGGCTACAACGTCGGCGCCCTTCATGGCGATATGGATCAGCGCACACGGATGATGATGCTCGACAATTTCCGTAAGGGAAATGTCACGCTTCTCGTTGCCAGTGATGTTGCTGCACGTGGTCTGGACATTCCAGATGTCAGCCACGTGTTCAACTACGATGTTCCAAACCACGCCGAAGATTACGTCCACCGGATCGGCCGAACGGGCCGGGCGGGTCGTTCTGGCGCCGCCTTCACGATCGTCACTCCGGATGATCAGAAGTACCTGTCGGCCATCGAAGGGCTGATCGAGCAGAACATCGAGTGGATCGGTGATGCTGTCGACTTCGAAGCTGCAGCCGCGGAGCGGAAGGCTCGCCGACGCGGTGGCAAGAGTGCGCCCAAGGCAGCCGACGCAGCACCGATCGAACAGGACAATCAGGAAACTCCAAAGAAGACAACCTCACGGCGCGGCCGGCGGCCGGCTGCTGAAGCTACCGTTGATGAAGCCGTTCAAATCGAAGACGCACCTGCTCCAAGATCACGACGTCGTCCGGCAAAGTCCGAGTCCAGCGCTTCGTCCCCAACTGCTGCGCCGAAGCCTTCCCGCCGAAGCAAGTCCGACAAGAACGAACCGGCTTTCGGAGTTGGCGGCCACATTCCGGCATTCCTCTTGCGGGAACCTCGTCCGAAAAAAGCGTCCTAAGGGAAGTTGTTGCGGGTTAGCGCCTAAGCTTAACTTGACCTTAAACCTTACTGTAGAAATTGACAGGTGTGAGCAAGTCGCCAGTTCTTGGCGGCTTTTCGGCTCTAACTGTGGGTTTTTACATGGCGGAAGAAGACGACCATAAACGGACCATCGTATACGGTGAGTCCGCCCTCTCCTATATCAAGAGGAATACCCTTCCCGCCTATCCACGTGCGTACGAGCTTTGGTACACATATTCAGCCGGTTATAATCACGGGCTAAACCGAGCTATCAACCAGGTTATCAAAACCAACGGTCGTGTCTCCACCGAGGAGATGCAATCTATCTACGGCAAGTTTCTTGCTCCGACCAGGCTTGGTGACCGCCTCAGCGACGTGGGATCAAAGGTTAACCAGGAGGTCGAGGGACTGGTCGACGCGCTGAAAATGAGCGCCGATGCGACCTCTGACTACGGCAGCTCGCTCGAAAAGGCAGGGACCAAACTCAAATCCCTCAAAGACCCCGAGAAACTTCAGCGGTTCGTCACCAACATGGTGCAGGCAACCCACAATGCAGTCGCCTCGAACAAGCAGCTCGAAACGCAAC is a window of Labrenzia sp. CE80 DNA encoding:
- the xth gene encoding exodeoxyribonuclease III, whose amino-acid sequence is MKIATWNINGVKARIDVVLEWLKEAQPDVACFQEIKSIDENFPRQAIEDLGYNVETHGQKSFNGVALLSKLPLEDVQRGLPGDDSDEQARYIEASVSSENGAIRFGCLYLPNGNPLGTEKFPYKLGWMDRLIEHAKLRLAEETPFLLLGDYNVIPDPVDAARPEVWVDDALFQPESRQKFRTLLNLGMTETVRACSEAPQTYTFWDYQAGAWQKNNGIRIDHILLSPEATDRLNGCGIDKHVRGWEKPSDHVPVWVDLAA
- a CDS encoding deoxyguanosinetriphosphate triphosphohydrolase, translated to MEADLGFGAQSRAIFAQAPFESRGRLCPEPESPTRTPFQRDRDRIIHSSAFRRLKHKTQVFVYHEGDHFRTRLTHTIEVSQIARSLARALRLDEDLAECLALAHDLGHTPFGHEGEDVMHECMAPYGGFDHNAQSLRVVTSLEQRYAEFDGLNLAWETLEGLVKHNGPLLSEKGAPLGKFKDSVLPFAIRAYAEKQDLLLDTWPSAEAQAAAIADDIAYDAHDLDDGLRAGLFAVEEMRDVPYLASILDEVDNKYPGLEESRRIHEIVRRSITRMVEDVIAEALRRLKELDPKSTNDVRNAGHCIVDFSPDMAAAEKEVKKFLFARVYRHEDVLAVRRQVSRVVRDLFSRFMAEPQAMPTPWCEGLDGLKEEQVARRVCDYIAGMTDRFAIDEHRRLFDDTPDLG
- the parE gene encoding DNA topoisomerase IV subunit B, which produces MSAKNDLFAGNAAAKSVEDAPDAIPAAAPSKQPPRPTPVPAAPVSQEDGAYSAADIEVLEGLEPVRRRPGMYIGGTDEKALHHLFAEVIDNSMDEAVAGHATWIDVSLGADGYLTVTDNGRGIPVDPHPKFKDKSALEVIMTTLHAGGKFDSKVYETSGGLHGVGVSVVNALSEDLVVEVARSRKLYRQTFQRGHPQGGLELVGDTQNRRGTQVRFKPDHQIFGKGAKFKPGRLLTMARSKAYLFGGVEIRWHCDPELIGEKDTTPAEAVFHFPGGLRDFLAERLEKERRVVDDIFAGRTAKTGSHGAVEWAVTWFAGDGFINSYCNTVPTPEGGTHEAGLRYALLRGLKAYGELTNNKKASLITGDDVLTSAGGMLSVFIREPEFVGQTKDKLATNEATRIAETAVRDAFDHWLTASPNQANKLLEWVIDRAEERLRRRQEKDVARKTAVRKLRLPGKLADCSANQSDGTELFIVEGDSAGGSAKQARNRKNQAVLPLRGKILNVANAGRDKLVANQQLADLSQALGCGSGSQYRDADLRYEKVVIMTDADVDGAHIASLLITFFYREMPSLIHNGHLFLAVPPLYRLSQGGKTLYARDDAHKDELLSTVFKGKSKVEIGRFKGLGEMLPAQLKETTMDPAKRTMLKVAVTGDTETLTNDTVEQLMGNKPEARFRFIQENAEFAQDLDI
- a CDS encoding DEAD/DEAH box helicase → MSFNTLGLSEKVLAAVEAAGYSEPTAIQAGAIPQVLERRDVLGIAQTGTGKTASFTLPMLTLLEKGRARARMPRTLILEPTRELAAQVEENFEKYGKNHRLNVALLIGGVSFGEQDKKIDRGADVLIATPGRLLDHVERGKLMLQGVEILVIDEADRMLDMGFIPDIERICKLIPFTRQTLFFSATMPPEIQRLTETFLQNPAKVEVARTSSTSDNVTQRLKAAENKDFEKRAALRELLEQAEDLKNAIVFCNRKRDITTLFRSLERHGYNVGALHGDMDQRTRMMMLDNFRKGNVTLLVASDVAARGLDIPDVSHVFNYDVPNHAEDYVHRIGRTGRAGRSGAAFTIVTPDDQKYLSAIEGLIEQNIEWIGDAVDFEAAAAERKARRRGGKSAPKAADAAPIEQDNQETPKKTTSRRGRRPAAEATVDEAVQIEDAPAPRSRRRPAKSESSASSPTAAPKPSRRSKSDKNEPAFGVGGHIPAFLLREPRPKKAS
- a CDS encoding tetratricopeptide repeat protein — translated: MSALRNLILVTALAVGIVPGAYAFDGTPTPNKSIGPSDISPTEALRTGARQYYSGDKTGALSSLQYAAENGQPMAAWKLGKMYATGDGVQEDDMKAFQYYTQVVREHGDDRPDAPDAPFVASAFVALGSYYLNGITEGVPRNVSRAKQIFTHAASYFGDPDAQYELGRIYQSSSNRLAVRWYNLAAIKGHIGAQARLGETLYTMAQSDSRKARGLMWMSVARMQADGEPAVAWIGDLHEQYFAHASETVRRLASSMTDTWVSANRPDLMQATTAAQQTTQ
- the erpA gene encoding iron-sulfur cluster insertion protein ErpA, translated to MTETLEHPVTVSDRAAKRIAKIIESEPEGTALRVSVEGGGCSGLQYKYDLVTDREDDDLVLQKNGIEVLIDSVSLQYMSGSQIDFVDDIIGQAFQINNPNAVAGCGCGTSFTI
- a CDS encoding LysE family translocator — protein: MDLASLALFATALFLAAGSPGPSIAALVSRVITRGHSDVMPFLAAMWIGEAIWLSCAVWGMSALIETFQPAFVVIKWLGVAYLLFLAWKMWTSPDHVESGVELPKTPPLQMFLSGLAVTLGNPKIMLFYVALLPTIISLKGMTLGSWGSLVAVMIAVLLTIDLIWVVAASQARRLLRDAKAVRLAHRIGAGMMTGTAAAIATR